gtacatacaggttttggaacaacatatgctgccatctaagcgccgtctttttcatggacgcccctgcttattttagcaagacaatgccaagccacattcagcacgtgttacaacagcgtggctttgtaaaaaaagagtgcgggtactttcctggcccgcctgcagtccagacctgtctcccatcgaaaatgtgtggcgcattatgaagcgtaaaatacgacagcggagaccccggactgttgagcgactgaagctctacataaaacaaaaatgggaaagaattccactttcaaagcttcaacaattagtttcctcagttcccaaacgtttattgagtgttgttaaaaaggtgatgtaacacagtggtgaacatgccctttcccaactactttggcccgtgttgcagccatgaaatcctaagttaattattttttttttttaaactaattaaaaatgtatgagtttgaacataaaatatgttgtctttgtagtgcattcaattgaatatgggttgaaaatgatttgcaaatcattgtattctgtttatatttacatctaacacaattttccaactcataaggaaacaaggtttgtatattttacccatcatccatccatccatccatcatcttccgcttatccgaggtcgggtcgcgggggcaacagcctaagcagggaaacccagacttccctctccccagccacttcgtctagctcttcccgggggatcccgaggcgttcccaggccagccgggagacatagtcttcccaacgtgtcctgggtcttccccgtggcctcctaccggttggacgtgccctaaacacctccctagggaggcgttcgggtggcatcctgaccagatgcccgaaccacctcatctggctcctctccatgtggaggagcagcggctttactttgagttcctcccggatggcagagcttctcaccctatctctaagggagagccccgccacacggcggaggaaactcatttgggccgcttgtacccgtgatcttatcctttcggtcatgacccaaagctcatgaccataggtgaggatgggaacgtagatcgaccggtaaattgagagctttgccttccggctcagctccttcttcaccacaacggaccggtacaacgtccgcattactgaagacgccgcaccgatccgcctgttgatctcacgatccactcttccctcactcgtgaacaagactcctaggtacttgaactcctccacttggggcagggtctcctccccaacccggagatggcactccacccttttccgggcgagaaccatggactcggacttggaggtgctgattctcattccggtcgcttcacactcggctgcgaaccgatccagcgagagctgaagatcccggtcagatgaagccatcaggaccacatcatctgcaaaaagcagagacctaatcctgcggtcaccaaaccggaacccctcaacgccttgactgcgcctagaaattctgtccataaaagttatgaacagaatcggtgacaaaggacagccttggcggagtccaaccctcactggaaatgtgttcgacttactgccggcaatgcggaccaagctctggcactgatcgtacagggagcggaccgccacaataagacagtccgataccccatactctctgagcactccccacaggacttcccgagggacacggtcgaatgccttctccaagtccacaaagcacatgtagactggttgggcaaactcccatgcaccctcaagaaccctgccgagagtatagagctggtccacagttccacgaccaggacgaaaaccacactgttcctcctgaatccgaggttcgactatccgacgtagcctcctctccagtacacctgaataaaccttaccgggaaggctgaggagtgtgatcccacgatagttggaacacaccctccggtcccccttcttaaagagaggaaccaccaccccggtctgccaatccagaggtacccatCATGTAATTGTTAAATTCCGTTCCCTATCACACACGGACTACAGAATTTATGATTCAGACCAAACTGGGCCATACTTTATTGTTCAACTTCGGCAGACACGTTCACAACAGTACATCACTGAATAATGTCCCTCTTGCAACACAAACAATTGTTACTAGGGAACGCATATCTTAACAGTAGCTCCTATTGTTACAGTAATGATGGCGAAATATGTTCCACAAGTATGGTACAATGCATTTCATTGCAAATACAAACCACTACATAATATAAGTTGCTAAATTAATGATATGAATGAAAATTATGTCTTCAAAAAGCTTTAAAATATTTAACCCGACCTTCTCTGGCTTGCTCAGTCAATGCCAAAGTCGTCGAACATAATGAACTATTAACtgttaagtatttatttattaccatgaattgattaacgtggaccccgacttaaacaagttgaaaaacttattggggtgttaccatttagtggtcaattgtacggaatatgtactgaactgtccaatctactaataaaagtttcaatcaatcaatcaatcaatcaatcaaaaaagtgaATTTGAAGACCAGGTGAGATACAGGAGTTATGTTACAAAACAATATTTGACATTATTTTgacgtatacagtggggcaaaaaaagtatttagtcagccagcgattgtgcaagttctcccacttaaaatgatgacagaggtctgtaattttcatcataggtacacttcaactgtgagagacagaatatgaaaaaaaaatccaggaattcacattgtaggaattttaaagaatttatttgtaaattatggtggaaaataagtatttggtcaaccattcaaagctctcactgatggaaggaggttttggctcaaaatctcacgatacatggcctcattcattctttccttaacactgatcaatcgtcctgtccccttagcagaaaaacagccccaaagcatgatgtttccacccccatgcttcacagtaggtgtggtgttctcgggatgcaactcagtattcttcttcctccaaacacgacgagttgagtttatactaaaatggatacatggatgatacagcagaggatcgggagaatatcatgtggtcagatggaaccaaaatagaacattttggtataaactcaactcgtggtgtttggaggaagaagaatactgagttgcatcccaagaacaccatacctactgtgaagcatgggggtggaaacatcatgctttggggctgtttttctgctaaggggacaggacgattgatcagtgttaaggaaagaatgaatggggccatgtatcgtgagatttggagccaaaacctccttccatcagtgggagctttgaatgcttgaccaaatacttattttccatcataatttacaaataaattctttacccattctgtctctcacagttgaagtgtacctatgatgaaaattacagacctctgtcatcattttaagtgggagaacttgcacaatcggtggctgactaaatacttttttgccccactgtacttaatGGTTCATATTCTGACAGGAAAAAACACTTTGTGCATGATATAAAATGACCAAAAAGCTCTTCATGAACGGTAAGTGCATATATTTGTGTTTGATAATAATCTCTCAGTTCTCAGCAAAGGGAGCTGATCTCGCTCTTGCTGCAGCCCCACTTGCAGCAGGCGTTTGAGAGACCCACCACCACATCCCGACCTTTGCGGTCCGCCTTCCGCAGTGCTTCTAGAATCTCTTCAGTGATAAAAGAACGTGTCGGCCGGCTAAATACTCTGTCATGGTTTTCCCTTGACAGGAAATCCAGATCCCTGTTTCTGTGGAGTATAGAGTCCATCACTGAACTGTGGCTCAACTCCTCCGAGGACTCCTCTTGATGGGAGCTTAAAAGGTCTTCCGCTGcgttaaaatgagcaaaaaattGAAACACAATTCCAGCATTAGAACTGATATGAAATTGTAATCATTCCTGACAAGACAAGGTCCGTTTCTCACCTGAAGTCCCGAGTGACCGTCTCCACCGCGAGCCTCCGCAGGTGAAAATGACCGCCCGAATGAACTCGCGACCGCAGAGCTTGACACCGTACACGGGGTCCTCCATGGGCTCAACTTCCTTCGCCAGCAGACACGCAACAAACACAACCAGTTTCCACATAGTTATTAGAACGTATATAGAATGCTTCTGAAGCAAATAGGTTGGTCTCTCCCTGTTGGCCACAGCTATGACTGACTCGGGGTGACCCAAGTGGGGGTTTTTATAGGGGTCTGGAACCCATGAAGGCTGACATGCAGAGAATGAAAGATTCGACCGGGTGATACAGTCCGTGACCTTTTTGATGACGAAAAAGCGGACCAAAGGTCAGAAGCATGTGAAGTGCTTCCGTCACCTCAGATTCACatgtaaaacatgtcatcaacatgaaTTCATGGCATTAATCATGAGAACGAAACAAAACATTGGCCAAAATGTTCAATAATATCTGTATCTGTACTTATTTAGGCATAGTTGAACAAGATCCCATTTACCAGGACATCTGCACTACTGCAAACTTCAACTAAGACAATAAGCCACTAAAACAAATATGTATCCGTCATTTTAAGCCATATACGACAAATTGTACACTGACGTCAACATGTGCATCACTAGCCCTCTGTGCGCCTCGATAATGGCCCATTCTGttgtttctttacaaaaaaaaaggtgagcaGGGGAGAATAGAGGCACTGGCGGTGACATTTCCAAAAGTCCGATAGCATAGACCTCTCCAGCCATGAGTCAggcaaaataaaacacttttttttttatctgtgtgGCCATTAGTCAAAGGTCTCTCATTTGGAAAATTACAATGGCGTGATGAATTTGCAATTAATATGACAAAAGCCAGGGAAGAAATTGGCATTTCAGATATGGCattcattccaaaaaaaaaaaaaaaaaaagagagtcaTTTAGTCACTTGGATTCCTGACATGTACAATAAAGTTCTGTGGTCATGTCAAATATGCAGCTGTCCCCTGTTTTAGATTagttagaccaggcctgggcaaatatattgactcaggggccaaatttacaaagaaaaatgtgtctgggggccggtatatcaatttttaggaacacttatgcaaaacctcacaataatgtctgattgaatgctaaaaacgagACCAACtttaaagggcaacattatcaccagacctatgtaagcgtcaatacaggtgctggtcatattattagaatatcatgaaaaagttgatttaatcattaattccatttaaaaagtcaaacttgtagaatgtatacattcattccaaacagactgatacatttcaagtgtttttttttgccaaaaaggagatgattatagctgacaaccaatgaaaaccctaaattcaacatctcagaaaattagaatatggtgaaaaggtcagatattgaagacacctggtgccacactctaattagctaactaactcaaaacacctggaaaagcctttaaatggtctctcgttttgattctgtatgacacacaatcctggggaagactgctgacttgacaactgtccaaaagatgaccattgatacttttaaagaaggagggcaagacacaaaaggtcagtgattcccaaagcccaaaaaaagtctgcgggctatagagcgttttcatttcgggctccagtactctggaatgccctcccggtaaaagtttgagatgccacctcagtagaagcatttaagtctcaccttaaaactcatttgtatactccatccatccatccattttctaccgcttattccctttcggggtcgcggggggcgctggcgcctatctcagctacaatcgggcggaaggcggggtacaccctggacaagtcgccacctcatcacagggccaacacagatagacagacaacattcacactcacattcacacactagggccaatttagtgttgccaatcaacctatccccaggtgcatgtctttggaggtgggaggaagccggagtacccggagggaacccacgcattcacggggagaacatgcaaactccacacagaaagatcccgagcctggatttgaacccaggactgcaggaccttcgtattgtgaggcagacgcactaacccctctgccaccgtgaagcccatttgtatactctagcctttaaatagactccctttttagaccagttgatctcccgtttcttttctttttctcctatgtcccactctcccttgtggagggggtccggtccgatccggtggccatgtactgctcgcctgtgtatcggctggggacatctctgcgctgctgatccgcctccgcttgggatggtttcctgctggctccgctgtgaacgggactctcgctgctgtgttggatccgctttggactggactctcgcgactgtgttggatccattatggattgaactttcacagtatcatgttagacccgctcgacatccattgctttcctccactccaaggttctcatagtcatcattgtcaccgacgtcttgggcctaccgaggatgtcgtagtggtttgtgcagccctttgagacactagtgatttag
The DNA window shown above is from Nerophis ophidion isolate RoL-2023_Sa linkage group LG23, RoL_Noph_v1.0, whole genome shotgun sequence and carries:
- the rln3a gene encoding relaxin-3a yields the protein MWKLVVFVACLLAKEVEPMEDPVYGVKLCGREFIRAVIFTCGGSRWRRSLGTSAEDLLSSHQEESSEELSHSSVMDSILHRNRDLDFLSRENHDRVFSRPTRSFITEEILEALRKADRKGRDVVVGLSNACCKWGCSKSEISSLC